A segment of the Corylus avellana chromosome ca2, CavTom2PMs-1.0 genome:
aaaggtttggaccagtaatatcgGGCAGCAACAGGGCGCAACAAAGCAAgaggagaaagccttattacaagcataaataaaaccatacagggaaataaagggaacaataaaactaatgtaggaaaagaaattacagcaaataaaaccaaatacaggggaactcaaaggaaatacaaaaaaaaaaaaaaaaaaaaaaaaaacaggaaaataaatgcgaaaaacactcaaagcgggtcacggcagcCGGAGAAGGCCGATTGCGAGCTGGCTGGAAACCgccgcggaaggtggcacaaTAAGCTTGGCACGGGAggggcgcgtgaaaagacccgacagcgagTGATGAGCAGCAAAGcgagcgcggaggagatcggcggcacacacaaacaaataggaagggggagagtttgagtgaaaacccccaaaagcagtacCCACCGAGGGAGAacacaaatacaacaaaacagaaaacaccaaagacagaaacaaacctaaaacaaaaattgggaagcaaggaagggaggagggatgcaggcaacggTCATTCCTCCTCCCCTGAGGCGGCGGCGCTCTGGAGGGGGGCTTAGGATTTCACAAGGCTTCCCCCATTCCAACTCGATGTACGATTTTCTAGAGCCAAAGAAGTTGTTGTCTGTACTTGTAGTTGTAATTCACACTATATAATATTAGTAAACAGAAAATGTCAAATGCAATAGGCATGACGACTTTGTACTCAAAGGCCCCTGCAAGGTTAAGCATCGAAACTCCCTTTCCTCTGATTCCTCAACAGGTTCTGAAGCTCAATAAGGGCCAGAATTCAAATAGTAAGTATTGTCCAGCACCTCTAATCTTCTGTTCTGCATAATACTACTTGTTATCATCATGCCCTTAATTAGCAAATATCTCTTTCTCATTACCAATAATAttcttttgagttaaaaaaagaTCAGATTGattatgtattaattaattattttctagctcattttatttccaaagaaagaaccaaaaaaatggaagaaggtGCTATCAACAAGCCTTATAAAAGAAGACAAATGGCAAGGAGTGAGACATTTCCATCAACGAGTCATCCTCAAAGGGCTTCTTCTGGAGAATCTACCAATCAACAAATACCCTCTTCCTTTCCATCATTTCCTACACACTTGGATCAGGGACAATAAATAGCTAATGTAGGAGATGCTAGCCTTGAGGCTCTATGGCCGCTTTTCGTTAAAATTCAGCCTTCTTTAAGCTCTCTTCTACAAGATTTGGCTAACTGGGATGCAGCTACGTTATTACCGGTGCCAAACTTTGACGTAGCCCAAGAAACTCGCTCATACGCACAAGATGAACTGGAGCAGATAGTGTCAGAGGTGCCAAGCTCAAGGAGTAAGTGctccatcttttttctttttttttagtcataTGCAGAATGCAATCATATAGACTTGTGACAGTTTTCGAATATCATAcgaaaaactttttatttatttttttatgagggTGATCTCGGTTTCACTTATAGGCCAGGCAGTACCCGGACCAATTCCAAATACGTTTGTTCCATGTTAATTATCCTTTCCATTCCAATTCCACCTTGCAAAAACTCTATTTTGAAATAGACCAAAATTTTCTGTTAAgaatccaaaataataataacaataattaaacaaaacaacaattaCAAACGTACACGCACacacaaaggaaaaagaacaagaCAAAATTTCACTTGCTGCAGATACGAAAGATTATGAGATAAATTAGTTCTTCCAACATCTTAGCATGCATCCAAGAGGCATGCATGATTTTTCACCGCAAGTTGTAATTaatacggttttttttttttttttggtaaaaataaaattctaggGGAAAGAATAATAGAAGAAAATCGTGCCCATTGTGGTCTCCTCCTTCATGCTGCCATAAAAGGTGATTGGCCGGCTGCTAAGGCTTTCCTTGAGAAATACCCACATTGTGTTCGGGCTAATGTATCAAAAGAGGAAGGGACGGCACTTCACGAAGCCGTGGTTGCACAACAAACCActtttataaaagaattgttGAAACTGATGACTCCGGAAGACTTGGAATTGAGAACCAAAGAAGGAGCTACTGCCCTTCACTTTGCAGCTCAATCAGGAATAGTGAAAATTGCTGAGTACCTGGTGAAAATCAACAATAAACCGCTATTGATTGATGATTGCGATGAAAGGACACCACTTCAATATGCAGTTGAGCTAGGACGCCATAGAAACATGGTCTCGTATATATTCTCTGTGACTCCTCTTAAACAGTTGACTGCTCATCAACGCTCGAACTCCTTCTTTACACTGCTTCCTCTGATTTTTATGGTAAGCTCTACATCTAACTATAACTTTGTTTGATGGAGTTACCACTTCTATTGCAATATTAGTGACCATATAATTAACCTTTTGACAATCATCAAATTTATGGACAGATATAgcattgaaaattttggaaatggATCGAAACATAGTAAATGCTGATTCTGAATGTGGGCCAACAGCTTGGTAATGTTGGCCAAGAAACCTTTTGCAATTGGCAGCACAAGTCAGCTTTCGTTCTGGAAAAGTCGCTTAAATTCTTGTTAGTTTGCCTCCAACCCAAACTTCTTTAATTGCAAAGATATATACGACATTTCCCAAGTAGTTCGTTTATTACATTAATCACAACTTTTTGACAATTTCACTCGAATTACCTTGGCATGGGAAAATGctcttatttgatttcatcaaaTCTTTAGATGATATCTACTTCTAAACTatggaaaattaaattttatgagAAGAGTTATATTCTATTTGAAATGTCTCAATCTATTGTAATACTTGTAagcgtttattttatgcacacACAAGAATGTGGGGTAGTGTTCTTATTTTTTGGCTGAAGCTACCATTTCTTTTtacttaaattcaaaaatagaAGACACTTAAGGTCGGGTTATGCAAAGACAAAACATATCTTGAGGAGTCAATAATTAGGACACAAGTAGCCGCATTTAATGGTTTAGTtatctttgcaattttattttataaaactttcaATATCATTTcctattatttatattggtaaaataattatatagttttaatatttctttattaccAAACCATCTTTGATTTCTGAATAGATTCTTTTCTCAACCATAGGGTTCAGAGGGATATGCAACAAAGCTTCGATGAAGGCATTAGCCCATCAATTAGTTGAAGATCTTTGGCAAATGCTTAGAGTTCGAGACAAACAGTTCTCATCAAACTTGCTTCACTATCATATGACTCTAATTTTTGAAGCTGCAAAAGTTGGAAATGTTGAATTTCTAATTATACTTACACGCTCCTATCCTGACCTTCTATggcaaaaagatgaaaaaaacaTGACTTTATTTCACATTGCTATTGTATATCGGCAAGAGAGTGTgttcaatctaatatatgagATAGGTACTAAGAAGGATACCATTGGATCTTTTCTTACTTTAGAAACCTATGAGAACATGTTGCATTTAGCTGGACAATTGCCTAGTTCAGATCGACTAAGTATCGTATCAGGAGCGGCCCTTCAAATGCAACGGGAGTTGTTGTGGTTTAAGGTGAGTgataatattcttttttttttttttttgcatatataATGGTTCACGCATTATCTATCAATTTATACCTGGCCAACTGTAGGAGATAGAAAAGATTGTACTGCCATCATACATGAACGACATGAATTCAGATGGCAAAACACCTAAAGAGATATTTATAAAGACACATACAGAAATGCAGAAAGACGGAGAAAGGTGGATGAAGGACACATCAAACTATTGCATGCTCGTGGCAACAT
Coding sequences within it:
- the LOC132169270 gene encoding ankyrin repeat-containing protein ITN1-like translates to MTTLYSKAPARLSIETPFPLIPQQVLKLNKGQNSNRERIIEENRAHCGLLLHAAIKGDWPAAKAFLEKYPHCVRANVSKEEGTALHEAVVAQQTTFIKELLKLMTPEDLELRTKEGATALHFAAQSGIVKIAEYLVKINNKPLLIDDCDERTPLQYAVELGRHRNMVSYIFSVTPLKQLTAHQRSNSFFTLLPLIFMILFSTIGFRGICNKASMKALAHQLVEDLWQMLRVRDKQFSSNLLHYHMTLIFEAAKVGNVEFLIILTRSYPDLLWQKDEKNMTLFHIAIVYRQESVFNLIYEIGTKKDTIGSFLTLETYENMLHLAGQLPSSDRLSIVSGAALQMQRELLWFKEIEKIVLPSYMNDMNSDGKTPKEIFIKTHTEMQKDGERWMKDTSNYCMLVATLIAIVIFATAFTIPGGNNQETEEDFFKSLPSKLVFGLATLFISMTGMMVAFSATSFLMYSST